Genomic DNA from Porites lutea chromosome 4, jaPorLute2.1, whole genome shotgun sequence:
CCCCTCGggtgtctccttctcgcgcgcccgttttttcttgtgcccactacttccaaacgcctgctacgcaggctatctacTTGAAAATATATGAAAGCTTATTTAAAGCGTTTTTATTGCCGCAGTGAAAACGTTATCACGTGTATTACGATGAGCCGTTCAACACAGCAAAATACTTGGATGCAAGATGAAGGAGTCAAACACGATACAATTTACGCCAGCAATGGTaataaaaattcaaaccatAGACAAGGAAAAGCCGAAGAATTGAAAGCTTTCTTAGAGAGTACGTCAATCTCATTAACACGGGGCTCGAGTTTTGTACGACTCAAACgtattcagaagagtactttGGACAGTGAACTTGTTCACCAGCCTTTCAAGTTACTGTGTAAGTTACTGTGTGTCAAGTTTTCGTATCTATCCATTCGTCACAACAGTTGTAGTGTCTAAAGGAACAGAAACCAACAAGTTTTTCGGCTTTCCGGCCTTGTCGCTCTGCAATCTCAACGCTTTCAACACTCGGAGATTTAGAGATCTCTACAATGGGTCGCCCAACGGACCTTTTATTGAGAGATATATCAAAGACATTTCTCTTATGGCAACAAAATCAGAGgagattttaacaaaagaatttaAATCCAGAAACTTGGGACTTTTTTATCGCTTTCGAACGGCCGACCAAACGTTGGGTGTGAAAGGCATCATGAGCCATCAAGTTGCTGAAATGCTGCTTCCAAGCAAGTCTCTCGGTTCCATTCATGCTCTTTAAATGGTATACCATGTACAGAGAAAAACTTCACTCATCACATAAGTTCAGCGTATGGGCAGTGCTACACTTTTAACTCAGCTGAGATCGATAAGCCTACGATTTCTGCCAGATAAGCTGGACAGAGCAGTGGATTAAAGCTTCGGCTTAACATCAAACGGGACAGTTATTTTGGACTTGAACGTTGTTGAACCCGTCTGTGGGAATCAGTTGTTATACATGATCAGAAAAGTTTTCCATTATTCATGGAGGAATTTGGAATGATTCAGCCGAACATTTCAACTCTTTGTGTCATAAAGAGGAAAGAGTTTAGAAAAATTTATTGCTAACAAATTCTAGCAAGTTTTAAGGCAATCAAGTCTGCATATTGACAAGTAACAATCATAAGGTTGGACGGAGCGGGGAGGGAGTGGGGagattgtttttaatttacaaactGAGAcgaaattaaattaatttattgttACCAGCCTCGTTTTCAGCCCCTTGAGAATTTCCCACATAATTTGAATTTCCGGTGGAAAAGGCGATCCGGCCAGCCAAGAAGAACTCATCAAATTCTTACTTATAATATTTGTTGTTTAAAGATCCTAAATGTGTATGAGAGAGAGGGTACAGCAACTCAAAACAAgtcctgaaaaatttcagttttttttcataaatgccAATCGTGGTAGACAGGTGATTTAAAAAACTGTTGCATGAAGCTCGTATAAACTTGTTTGGAAATGTTTTCGTGGGAGGCTTAAGCAAATATCCTCTAGCTATGCTGGAGATGTGATTAATTATGATCAACAATTGGTGAAATGCCGCCATTCTGACCAGGATATACAAAGGACTTTATTTCAGTGCGTCACAATTACAGAGCAGCACCTGACTAAGGTGTATTTACCGGAAGATGTTAAGCATAAAACAAGGAACATTCAAacaaaaatttggttttgaCGGAGACCCAGGGGTCATTTTTGGAAGTGATATAACCTGAAAACACCCTAACTACAGCTGAGTATTGTTaaactattaaataataataaaaattaaattattaataaataaaacatcATAAGGTCATTGATGTGGTCTGTTAAGAAACAGAAATCTGCCTTTACTGTGTTTCTTCTTTTAAAGATGAGAAGGAGAACTCCCATCACTTGCTATTAAAAGGCTGatgtctttaatttttaaacgttCTAACACTGGTTTACACTGTTACACGAAGGTAACTTGTGTCTCCACCTGAAACTGAAAGCAATAATTAAACTGAGTTTCAACTCCGGAAGGTTAGTCTGACAGGTGGACTGAATTGTTATGCAAAACAGCGAGTTTTTCAGAAAGGCTTTTAATATAGGAGTGTTTTCTTTGACACTGCTCACcaggaataataataaaaaacaaacaagaaagttaatttatcttttatattgaaattttaaaaaagataaagtaGAGGCCCTCCACGCACGTACAACGAAGGCTTAGACTCAACCGAGTCATTCAGGTGAAGAACTCAAGGCCTTGTCTCTGCCATTTGATATTTTTCCTTACGATCTCTATGAGCTAACGTTTCTCAGTAACACAGAATAAAGAACTTTATTCCAACTTTTAACTAAATTCTTACTAACTAACATGATTAAAAAGTATTGGCAAATTGTTCGCTTTTGCGAAGATAATTTTCCTGCTGTTATTCAGAAAATTCAGGCACCTTTAATTACAAAAGAactacaggaaaagtcaacttTCCATTTAAAGCTTTTGTCACTATATTTCGTTAAATAATTTTCATAACAGTAGGAAGAAAAATACCCTGAACTGAACGCTCCTGTGCccataaatattttaaaatgtaaaaatcgCATATCCTGACCGAGACACTCTAGAATGAATACACGCAAACTTTGCGTATAATGGCGGCAAATCAGGAAAGTTTTGGGACAAAAAGAGTGAGAAATGATACACACTTCTCTCTCAACCAGGAAAACAAGAAAGCCGATGAAAAATCTAATGGGGGATTAGAGTCCTTTGCCAATGATACAACCTTACACGGAGCAAGATTTTTGTGCGACAAAAATATCTTCAGGAGAGTTTTATGGACCTTGGTCCTCATCGGCAGTTTTAGTTACTGTATTTTTCAAGTTTATGAGACTTTGGTGGCATTTAGTGAGCGACCATTCATTACAAAAGTTTCAACAAGTACAACTGAAACCAACGAGTCTTTTTTCCCCGCTGTGTCGCTTTGTAATCTGAATGCCTTTAACACACGAAGATATAGAAACGCATTAAAATACCACCAGTTCAGTGAACCTTTGatcgagaaaaaaattcaagacaTGCTTGTTATTGTGAACAAAGACAAAAAGGCATTTAACGATGAGTTTGTCAAGCgaaatccagaattttttcgACGTCAAAAAACTGCAAACAGCAGAATTGTGGCTCGAAGTAATCTTAGTCATCAAATCGAAGAAATGCTCCTTCCAGTAAGCCCACAGTTTCATTCTTGCTCTGTAAATGGGAAAAAGTGCACAGCAAATAACTTTACGAGTCACATGAGTTCAGAATACGGATTGTGTTACACGTTTAACTCTGTGAAAAGCGGTCGACCGTTACTTTATGCAACGTTATCTGGTAAAAATAGTGGACTAAGGCTTCTACTTAACATAGAAAGGGACAGCTACTTGATTACTAACATTCGCCCAACAGTTGGTCTTGCAATT
This window encodes:
- the LOC140934814 gene encoding acid-sensing ion channel 2-like translates to MAANQESFGTKRVRNDTHFSLNQENKKADEKSNGGLESFANDTTLHGARFLCDKNIFRRVLWTLVLIGSFSYCIFQVYETLVAFSERPFITKVSTSTTETNESFFPAVSLCNLNAFNTRRYRNALKYHQFSEPLIEKKIQDMLVIVNKDKKAFNDEFVKRNPEFFRRQKTANSRIVARSNLSHQIEEMLLPVSPQFHSCSVNGKKCTANNFTSHMSSEYGLCYTFNSVKSGRPLLYATLSGKNSGLRLLLNIERDSYLITNIRPTVGLAIIIHDQKSFPFMEDFGTTVQPGISTLCAFRKRKIVNLKAPYETNCTNRSLDMFNSDVYAYTKRACMIKCRNDYTVKRCGCTPTEFKADAPICALNDSVLYVYSSYEEFGASSEKESCDKNCPEPCEHVEYETSFSYSALQPESFVDHLMDFLKSNDTSVERAIYEPLLNMTPSERERYIEKNIISLDIYLEDLSYEIIEQTPVYETWTMIGSLGGTFGLFLGMSLLTILEFLDFIFARICHLLQGLHSGNRHTGTIHAEF